TAGAAAACAAAACACAGAGATACAAGTTGTTCCTGGTTTCATCTTTACCTATAATTAGAAGAAATCTTATCTCATTCATTTATCAGACGCAAGAATTTACCCCACTTCTCATGCTATGTGTAGGATGCAATGGATTCTCTGATGAAGGGCAGGACCGTTCTGGTAATAGCACACAGGCTTTCAACTGTCCAAAGTGCAGACAGTGTTGCAGTTATATCAGATGGCCAGATTGCAGAAAGCGGTACCCACGAAGAGCTCCTCAGCCAGGATGGGATTTACACAGCTTTAGTGAGGAGACAATTACAAGCCCCAAGGACTGCACTGTAGTCCAAAATACTTGATAAAACTCCAGTCAGTTAAAATACTTGTTAATAAGTGAGGTTAGTTAATTGAAATACGCATCTAACTTCTTCTACATTTGTTAATGTTTAGATCGAGTTCGATTATCATGAAGACCTTTCCCTACTTAAATCTTTATAAGATGTATAGGAACATTATGATAGGAGTAAATAAATTGTCAGGTTACCCAAGAAGCATGCTTGGTACAAAATCTTATTTTCTTGGATGAATTTCTTTTACATTGTCACTCTCTCTTCCGAATCACTCTCTCTTCCGAAACTTTTAACTCGGTACGCATGCCAACGGCGGGTGTGATATATTTGATTGAACTTATCTGTAGAGCTCTATAGATATGGATTGATTGTTGTCTTgttatgaaagaaaaatgcattAGTCTACTTTGAAATGTAGTATCATTATTGGATACACCGCcacaaattaaaaattaagaaacttCTCGTGTTAGCATAATCATACCACTAGGGGTGAAATTTCGATCTATCATTTTTTCCGAACTGAACCAGACCAAGCATCTCTAAGGACTGAACCAGACCAATAGCCATCAATCCGGTCTAATTCATTCGGTCCAACCTTTTTTTTAActgattaataaaaataaaaatttaaaatacttaattaaaattaagtgacttattaaataaaaattacatactaaattgtataattattaatatatactaatactatatattatagttatacattaaagaatataatgcTTATATAATAgtgtgatatattaataattacttatatataattatttatataaataataaaatatatatttttattttcattcggTCAGACCCCGACCGGCCAAATCTCACCCCTTGCATCAAGGCTTGAGAAAATACTGAAAGAACTCATTTGATCGAGACAAATCAACCCATCCACTTGTAGCCATTGCAGCACTAATAATACACTGTTGAGGATTTCTAATTTTCTAAATGTACCACAAAGTCTAAAATGCGTGTCTCACTTTTCGGAGACAAATCCCGatttaaatatttcatgctGATTTgtaaagaaagaaagcaaacgCAGCAGGTAAGTTTTGTTAATAGACCTTGAATCAACAATGAACGAAACTGACATCTCttaagaaaaatctagttaaatTTTGGGCTAGGTTCCAAAATTGGGGGAAAAAATTGGAACCACGAGCTCATGATTCACCACCACATCAGCCTATCTGAATGATCTTTTAAACAGTTGATCGAAAAagatttttatctaatcatcaAGCCCTGCACTGCCTGTGTATTATCTTCAACGACCCTGTTAGCTTGAATGGTGCTGATAACATTTGCAATATTAGCCTGGAAATGGAAACAAgtaatgatattaattttcatatgcatttaaaagagaaaattattgAACCTATCATTTTCCCACAAACAAAGGACAGAATGACCAGCTAGTCAACATGAAAACCAAGTGTCTCACACGATTCACTCCAGCAGAGCAAACACAATACCTTCAAAATTGTTCCCACTTAATGACAAATTACAAAATTTCTCCAAGatagatatgatttttctttattaaacagACATCAAATTGACATGTACTAGAGAACAGCTAAACAGCAGCCGCAAACTTCTTTCCCTTATACAGTAATTAAATATCAGGGCGCATATATCTATTTGAAAGAAAGCAGGGGGAGATATTTTTACCCGCCATGTTCCAAGCTTTGTTTGAATTGTTTCCCACTGATGCTGCCCAAACACACGCTCAGTATAACGGCTGCACATCAGACTCACTCGGTAAGAAACAAGAAATTGACAAGCGTTATTGGCTGACCGTCAACAATAAATCACAGCCAACTAGCCAGAGTACAGAAATCAGATCTTGCTACAATCAAAGCCAAATCAATCACACACAGACACAGCTGAGAACACACCTCACAAGCACAACTTGATTCATCTGGTCCATTTTACAGTCAATTAACTTAACAGTGATTGCCTTAACCACCCACAATTCCACCTCATCATCATTAATCTGCAATGCACACAAACATGGTTAACCAGGATGCAAAAGCAAAACCAGAAAGAGTAAAAGTCAGAGAAATTTACTCTGAGTGTATCTCTGATAACAGAATAACGAATCTGGCCAGATTCATCAGAGGCGAGATCCACAAGTGACATTAACCGCATCTTCGTGATACAATCTTCATGAACAAGACCTAAACCATTGCAAGGAGCATTTTCCAGGCTAGATTTTAAGTTCTGTAAAGTTTAATAAAGCTAAGATCATCAAATTTACAGAGTACTGATAATTTACCACAGCTTTTGAGCAAAGTAGAATTTGCAGCATGAAAATCCAAGTAGGCATCCAGCCTCCGAGTCAGAAAGATTTTGAGAAGCTGATATACCAATGCATTTTTAGCATCCTTCTCCAACAGCCCTACAGCAGGCATATCTAGCAAGTCACACTGCAATGTTGAAAATAGAGTCAATTCCTGAGCTATCAAAAATCTTTGAtagaaaatatgaaagaaatgtATATGCTGATGCATTTAGAGGGGAAAAAACTACTGTGATGACCAAGAAACATACAAACAGTGAATGTACCAAGACCAAATTTTGGTTAGATTCACCCACAAAAAAGGCATATCACAAAAACCTTGTTTCTCCATGGagaagttataaaaaataaataaatgatacaGACCAACTCCATTCCAGAACTTGAAAAATCAGAATCCAAGATCTAGGAAAAACCTAGGCACCACAAGGCCAAATATTTCTTCATTTGGTTCCATTTTCAAAAAGTGTCAGTAACACTTAAAAAACATCCAAGCCCAAACAAGTAGGGAGTTTGTGTTAAGCTGGACAAGTTAAAATGTTTAAAGTACTTGAGGCTAGTTTGGCCTTTTGTAACATGACTAAATCACGTACGTAATGTTTTCATATTGGCACATCAAGGtagctacttataaaaaaaaacattaagcGAGCTATTTTTTGGGCATGACTGCATTCTCACCAGGCTTTTAATAAACAATTACTTCcttaaaaaaagagaaggggGGAAGGTTTTATACCCAACTTGCTAGTACAGCTATGTACCACCCACTCCAGTATAAGCCATCAACCCAAGCATTAAGTGAAGAAAATGAACACATTTACCACAAACTGCAAAAGTGTTACAAACATTATTTGTTTGAGAGGTCACGGCACAAAaacactaaaatattttttttcaattatacaaaataaatgttTCACATTGGTCAAATTGacaacaaaaccaaacaaaattttcctttttccttgaaATCTGACAGAAATAGAGAGGGCCAAGCAGCATGGTAAAGTTGAAAGAACTATATTAAATTACCTGTCTACCAGGAAGAAAGTCTTTTCATACCGGTAAGTAAACTTATCAACCATGCAATTCTATGTTGATGAAGCATATAAACGTACAATACAAAGAGTACATGAAAACAGTAACCAGCACATTTAATCTCATAATAAAGCGAGTTCATTAAGAGTGTAAGATACCTGAAACATGTCAGGTGCCCTCACAAACTCCACAATTGCACGCACGGCTTCCTCCTTGGCCTCACTCATTGTATTTGCATCTTCGCCAGAAAAAGTTGCCAAGTATTTTGTCAGGAATTTGAAAGAGTCCTTTGCCGAGCTGGAATTATGAGAAACACAAAAGTTAAATCAGGAAAAAAGATTGGTGATGATACAGTTAGAAAGTAAgaaccatttttttaaaaatggattGTGGTAAATTTGAATGGCAAGGCTCATTCCCATCCGACGTAAATAAAGAAACTAGTCTCACTTTTGTGCAAGAGAAACCCTTCCCCTataccttttattttctttcaaaacatTAGAGATGGTAAGAAAGAGCTCTCGCTGATCTGATATCCCGATATTCCACTCTTTGAGGAAGCCATCCATCTTTTTGAATGAAGGAACGATGTGTTCAGTAACTTTCCCATTGAATGCCAAATTTAGGGCCTTCATGTAGACATGGAACTGGCTGTATGGGTTCTCCAGTAGGTTGTATAAATTGAACAAGCTAGAGGGAGAAAGGAACAACTATAAGGGAGTGCCTTAAAAAACTTTACAAGCCAATTATAGTAATAATGTATCATTACATTTTTAACCGCAACACAGGTTTATCATTTGGTTGTTGAGTAATTTTCCCAGATATAAGTTTTGCCATCTCAAGCTCTCCATCTGAACTTTCAGACTTGGTAACGAGATTACAGATAACAGTGAAGATGCACTCGAGATCTGAGGAAGAAATCAAAAGAAAGTAATTCTTGTTAATATGAAtgataatgtaatatttttggtaGCTTAACTCACTAAATGTTAGATAATGAATTTGAATGAAATCACACCGTCCAACACATAGTTCACAACATTCAATGTAAATCATCTTATCTGTGCTACAAGGCTTGCCTCAAAATTATGGCAGGCTTATTCAAAATAATTCATCCAAGAAACTACAAAGAAACACGCCATCCCAAAGTAAAGTGATCAGAAGCTGGTGCATATAATCCTaaaccaacccccccccccccccccccccccccaaaaaaaaaaaaacaaaaaaaaaaggagagagagagagagagagagagagagagagagagagaataaaattCTGCACATCTGATCATTATTGAAGACTCCAAAGTATTTTGCTAGTAATCAGggtaaaaaagattaaatactAGTAAataaattcgaaaaaaaaaaagggagcaGCAATAAGCTCTATTTATATTCTTTACTCTTTCTTGcataaacaatttttaaaactttataatggtgatatatggtatataatttttaatggaCATGGAATTGTATGAATATAAGCCCCTACACCCATTAACACGTACCTAAAATCAATAACCGGAACTGACCATGACATAAATATATAACCAAATTGGCAGGCAATATATCCATGTTTCCTGTAAATTTATTGATTAAATAATCTTGCTTCATGTCCATATATTTGAGGACTTCATAccaatctgattttttttttttttttgaatggtgAGGACTCCATGCCAATCTTATAAAGCCTATGCAAAATTGTCAAGTCAACCAAGTTATGCATAGcccacaaacaaaaaaaaaaaaaaaaaaaaaaacctgatcAACACTATTTTACTCTCCCTAATTACATATATTAAGTGTTTCAAAATAAGCTCCAGAAAATCAAGTTACCCACAGAAAACTCATCAGCACATATTACTCACTAAATCAGCTATGGTGCTTCACACTATTTTTCAGACACATAACACTTCCAAAACATCATTTGCAataatatatatcattgaaAAGAGAACACTTGCACCTTTCTCAGACACGTTCGAGAATATCAAGTCCGCAGAAGTGAGCATCAGTGAAGCCAACTCCAGCCATTTGTTCATTACCATGCATTCTTGAGCTTCCAAGCAAAGTCTGGTAACTTGCGGCTCAGAAACCTGACGAATTACCGAGACAGGCCATCTTTTTATAggtaaatgaaaattatattgataGAAAACGTGTCATTTTAAGAACACTAATTTTCCCAACGTGCAACAATCTTAACAAACATAAACAGGTTAAAACGCAGGCATGCCACAAATCCATACAAGCCCAGTGAAATTATACGAGAACCTTGTCTTTCTATATCACAATTTCCTTTTATCTTCCACATCCTCTCGGTAACCAAATGCATGATTATCGAATTAATGAGTATAGGAAGAAAAAACAACTTCCACAACCCCAAAGCGAAGTCAGATGTACACAAATATCTTCAATCTAAATGAATAAATTCTTCCTTCATTGAAATCGCCTAAAACCGAGGAGCAAATCTAAATCACATGATGCATAATCTTTGGGATACACACATGTAGATTTGTATGCACATGGATATGTATACTATAAGTAtgggaaagaaagaagagaggtcGATACCTCAAGGCCGGCGTCGGCCCAGGCGAGCTCGGAAGTGAATCGGACAACGGCGAGCGCAGGATCTTCCTCGGAAGTCGGAACCACAGTCGTCATTGTTCACTCAATCTGCAGCGGCAAAGAGTTTAAAACCCTAGACTGTGCAACTGCCAACAGAGcggagagggagaaagagaaacCCTGACGACAGTGGGCGTGGGCTTTTTGTCTGTGTTTTTAGTATTTTTGTATGCCGTAGTACCCTTTTTGTTTGTGGCTGAATTATGATCGATGAAGGCGCAACGTAACAACATCAACGGTGTTCGATACGTGTTATTTATGCAATGATATCAAAatgtacaaaattataaaaaataaatataaaataaaacataaaaaaatatttataatgtttttatcATCGTtctctcaatattttttaattaaaaattttatgtgtagtcatttttgtacactccagtgatgtgattgattatgtattaaaaaaaattgatgcagccaatcacatcagtagagtaCACagaaaatacgtaaaagtgactatatataacattactcttcatCAATTGTAATTAACTTATAACAATGGAATCAATCAAAGGAgcatataaaagaataaagtgCAGAATCAGAAGAATAAAGTGTCATTACATAACAAAAGGAGAAGGATGTCTCAATAAAGAAAAAGTTCTGTCTGAAGAGgagttcatttttttaaaaaagaaaacgttCATTTCCAAACGAAATTCTGCATGTCTTTGTAACAATGATATAAAGGAATCGCAAACAATGTTTAGTCTGTGGTGCAATGGGGAGTAGAGACATGTAGCAAAGACTAACATCTCCAAAACAACTGTTCTTTATATTTGTTGGTTCATCCTATTTGAAATTCGTTCGTTGGCTTTGAAATGAAATGGTTTTGATACCTCGAATAAgcttaaaattcttttaatcgACACTCTTATGGGTTATATTCTTCAGGACGAAACATGTACACTGGACTTGATTGCGCTGTGCTTAGCAACACAAACACACAAGATTcaacttcttcaatttctcGGAATCGTGTGTTTGTGTCGAGTTTTATGGGATTTTCGCTGTGTTTGGTTCAGAATCTGGTTAGAATATGTTGACAACCTGAAGTGCATAGCAGTCTGCTGCATTAACACGGTGCTTCTTGGCTTGGTCATGGGCTACACTTGAAGTGCTTCTATCTGTGTAGTTGCCTGAAGAGGCCATGGTGCTGAGTGGGAAACAATAATCCTATCATCTGCATGCAGATTATGGGGATGACATAGAAAAGTGTTACAGTTGACAAGAATGCCAAGAAAGATAAACAGATCAAATACCGAATTTGGGCGATCATTTGACATAACATCCATGACCAAGTATGTCCAACCACATGAATTCCAGCATACATTACAGTGCAGAAGGACAGTTTTTTTCACCTTCTGATACAATAGATACTAAATTTCACAATAATAAATGGTTTCTGGTCATAGTGCAACCTCTGCATTCTTGAGGATTAAAGATATcagtttccaccaccaccaccaccgaaGAGGTACCCCAGAGAAGATCCACCACCAGGGGCAGAGTGAACTTTGGTAGAAGGCCAATCCTGCACTCACATTTGCAAACCATTTTGAGTTGATCATAGTATTACCATGGAGGGACTTAGAAGAGATACTCAACAATCACATAGCCAAATCAAGGGCAGATAACTTCAAGGCATTTCAACAGAGCTATCACTATTCTTCGGGGAAAGGGAGgaaacataaacataaacaaTTTTGAAAAGAAGCAAATAGTTACAATCACAATCTCCCTCCGCAATATAATGAATAGGATACCCTCCTTTTTCTAAGCAGTAAAACATTAGCATCATCCGGTGAAGTGTACGAGTTACATGAATCTAATTCTAAGCATAACGTGATTGAAAATTATGATCTTGAACCTATGATGCAGCCAAACCAATTTCTTACACcttttccattctcaaagaGAGCATAATTGTGCATACAGCAGTCCATTAAACCGGATCAGAGTCAGTGCAGATACCTCTCGATCAGGCCTTCCCTATATTATTCAGATCTAATGGATTTACTTTATCTAAGACGGCAAATGCAAAGGATGGGATTCTGATTCCTGATCTGTTCAAATACCCAAAAGAAGTCGATGTATCTATGGATTTAGGCAAATttcataagaaaataaaatgttacaGAAAGATGAACACCAACTATAGTCTAAATCACCTTGACATGCTTGAAAAGGATCATACCGTAATAAAGTTGCCACAGTTCTGACCATCTGCCCGAAAGTAATTGTTTGTAAGATGACCCTGAACGCCTGCTGGAATCTGCTTTTCAATTGGTTGTGAAGCAGCAGCAGGCTTTTGAGACGGAGAAGGCCCGTTGTTTGTTGCTGGCTCCTGTTTCTGGGCAACTTGGGCATTGTTAGTGGTCTCTCCAGTTCCAAACAGGTAACCCAATGAACTCTGTCCACCACCAGCGCTGACGCCACGACCCATTTCGTCCTTTTTTTACaatcagattaattgataagaACGTTGAAACTTCA
The genomic region above belongs to Carya illinoinensis cultivar Pawnee chromosome 4, C.illinoinensisPawnee_v1, whole genome shotgun sequence and contains:
- the LOC122307649 gene encoding eukaryotic translation initiation factor 3 subunit M-like, whose amino-acid sequence is MTTVVPTSEEDPALAVVRFTSELAWADAGLEVSEPQVTRLCLEAQECMVMNKWLELASLMLTSADLIFSNVSEKDLECIFTVICNLVTKSESSDGELEMAKLISGKITQQPNDKPVLRLKILFNLYNLLENPYSQFHVYMKALNLAFNGKVTEHIVPSFKKMDGFLKEWNIGISDQRELFLTISNVLKENKSSAKDSFKFLTKYLATFSGEDANTMSEAKEEAVRAIVEFVRAPDMFQCDLLDMPAVGLLEKDAKNALVYQLLKIFLTRRLDAYLDFHAANSTLLKSCGLVHEDCITKMRLMSLVDLASDESGQIRYSVIRDTLRINDDEVELWVVKAITVKLIDCKMDQMNQVVLVSRYTERVFGQHQWETIQTKLGTWRANIANVISTIQANRVVEDNTQAVQGLMIR
- the LOC122307650 gene encoding protein SPIRAL1-like 3, which produces MGRGVSAGGGQSSLGYLFGTGETTNNAQVAQKQEPATNNGPSPSQKPAAASQPIEKQIPAGVQGHLTNNYFRADGQNCGNFITDWPSTKVHSAPGGGSSLGYLFGGGGGGN